From Rana temporaria chromosome 7, aRanTem1.1, whole genome shotgun sequence, the proteins below share one genomic window:
- the LOC120946223 gene encoding uncharacterized protein LOC120946223 encodes MVQDLRAVNEATVLDTPIVPNPHTLLSGIPPTAEYFTVVDLANAFYSVPLHSSCRYLFAFTHEKKQYTWAVMPQGGQNSPSQFAKAITSILDTWQKEHPAVTLLIYVDDLLLCTDDQPTAEENSESLLCYLADQGCKASKAKIQWCSKTVTFLGHCISKGTRHITSDRVAAIKDIPQPQATKQLHAFLGLISYCRAWIPDASILMQPLYDALKSVPFTLSSEALDNFFLLKQAISTAPALGLPDYGIPFKLFVSERKGHATGVLAQPHGGWTRPIGYYSCRLDPVARGGPSCLRAVFAAQALLDKTSDLVLAHPLLLLAPHDIAAILNQVQPRHLSTARHLRLQISLLLPDNVTLQRCLTLNPATLLPFFEGGQDGEDEEGIGEDEEKDPCTVPHDCLEMMRMETTHLPTVSETPLENPDYILFVDGSRYADEGGKYHTGYAVTSEFEILQSGALPPTVSAQEVELHALTTACRIAEGKRANIYTDSRYALGVAHDFGIIWRARGFLTAAGTLVKHGPAIKELMDALLLPDQVAVLKVKAHGKLNSQEARGNHLADIAAKQGAKDQRKMAEVAKEESESLAQMPLAVHVPSDRLYLASMQRAAYTDEHLEWIDKGAEYEGDLYLMRGKTCLPKYMYPAVVQWAHGPAHLSKNLMNSLISKYYWAPGITTLTRNYCTSCAVCAKCNPGRTEKTPQKHLAKPLYAFQRIQIDHIQMPKSGRYEYALVMVDMFSGWPEAYAVTNMTAKTTAKKLLSELVCRFGVPEVIESDQGPAFTATLTKEIWAALGVQLALHTPYHPQSSGKVERMNGTLKNRMLKMAQETNMSWPDSLPIALFSVRHTPRGKHALSPYEILFGSAPRLGCYFPQQLQLQSDVLTSYVTRLSEELTNIHSQVFSSIPDPETDSGTHSLQTGDWVLVKKFVRKHSLEPRYDGPFQVLLTTATSVKLEGKSTWIHASHCKKVPAPEDKTLPTS; translated from the coding sequence ATGGTCCAAGACCTCCGAGCAGTTAATGAAGCCACAGTGTTGGACACCCCGATTGTGCCAAATCCACATACCTTATTATCAGGTATACCTCCAACGGCAGAATACTTCACTGTAGTGGACCTGGCAAATGCATTCTACAGTGTTCCCCTGCATTCCTCCTGCAGGTACCTCTTCGCTTTCACACATGAAAAAAAGCAGTACACCTGGGCTGTTATGCCACAAGGGGGACAAAACTCTCCAAGCCAGTTTGCCAAAGCCATAACTTCAATACTTGATACATGGCAAAAAGAACACCCTGCAGTGACTCTTCTCATATATGTGGACGACCTTCTCCTCTGCACAGATGACCAACCCACTGCAGAAGAAAATTCAGAAAGTCTACTATGCTACCTTGCGGACCAAGGCTGTAAGGCCTCTAAAGCCAAAATACAGTGGTGTTCCAAGACAGTCACCTTTTTGGGCCACTGCATTTCCAAGGGCACAAGACATATCACCTCAGACCGAGTGGCTGCTATCAAGGACATTCCCCAACCACAGGCCACTAAACAACTGCATGCTTTTCTTGGGCTCATATCTTACTGCAGGGCGTGGATCCCTGATGCATCGATCCTCATGCAACCACTCTACGATGCTCTCAAGTCTGTGCCGTTTACCCTGTCAAGCGAAGCCCTGGACAATTTCTTTCTGCTGAAGCAAGCAATATCTACAGCTCCTGCTTTGGGCCTCCCAGATTATGGAATACCCTTCAAGCTGTTTGTGTCGGAAAGAAAAGGCCATGCAACAGGAGTCCTAGCTCAACCACATGGAGGCTGGACTAGACCCATTGGGTACTATTCATGCCGCTTAGACCCCGTGGCTAGGGGTGGCCCTTCCTGCCTAAGAGCAGTCTTTGCTGCCCAAGCACTACTGGACAAAACTTCAGACCTCGTTTTAGCACACCCCCTGCTTCTTCTGGCACCGCATGACATTGCTGCCATCTTAAATCAGGTGCAACCCCGACACCTGTCCACCGCCAGACATCTTCGGTTGCAAatctccctcctccttccagacAATGTGACCCTCCAGAGATGTCTCACTCTCAACCCGGCCACCCTTCTGCCATTTTTCGAGGGGGGACAAGATGGAGAAGATGAAGAAGGAATCGGAGAAGATGAAGAAAAGGACCCCTGTACTGTTCCACATGACTGCCTTGAAATGATGCGCATGGAAACCACACATTTACCCACAGTGAGTGAAACTCCTCTGGAAAACCCTGACTACATACTTTTTGTGGATGGCTCCAGATATGCGGATGAAGGAGGAAAGTACCACACAGGTTATGCTGTGACCTCAGAATTTGAAATTCTACAATCAGGAGCATTACCTCCAACTGTATCTGCTCAGGAAGTGGAGCTCCATGCCCTCACTACAGCGTGTAGGATAGCAGAAGGTAAAAGAGCCAACATTTACACAGACTCAAGGTATGCCCTGGGAGTGGCCCATGACTTCGGTATCATCTGGAGGGCTAGAGGATTTCTGACAGCGGCCGGAACACTGGTGAAACACGGCCCAGCCATCAAGGAGTTAATGGATGCACTACTCCTGCCTGACCAAGTGGCTGTCTTGAAGGTTAAAGCACATGGAAAACTGAATTCTCAAGAAGCCAGAGGGAACCACCTAGCGGATATAGCTGCCAAACAAGGAGCGAAAGACCAACGAAAAATGGCTGAAGTGGCCAAAGAGGAGAGTGAATCTTTAGCGCAGATGCCTCTGGCAGTCCATGTGCCATCTGACAGGCTATACCTGGCCTCTATGCAAAGGGCAGCTTACACAGACGAACATTTGGAATGGATCGATAAAGGAGCAGAATATGAGGGAGATCTATATCTGATGAGAGGGAAAACCTGTTTACCAAAATATATGTATCCAGCAGTCGTCCAATGGGCACATGGACCTGCACATCTCTCCAAGAACTTAATGAATTCACTAATCAGCAAGTATTACTGGGCCCCAGGGATAACCACCCTAACCAGAAATTACTGCACCTCATGTGCAGTATGTGCAAAATGCAACCCGGGGAGGACAGAGAAGACACCGCAGAAGCATTTGGCAAAACCGCTCTATGCGTTCCAGAGGATACAGATTGATCACATACAGATGCCAAAAAGTGGCCGATATGAATATGCCCTAGTGATGGTGGACATGTTCTCTGGTTGGCCAGAAGCCTACGCTGTAACAAACATGACAGCCAAGACCACGGCTAAGAAACTACTGAGTGAGCTAGTATGTAGATTTGGGGTTCCAGAGGTGATAGAGAGCGATCAGGGCCCAGCCTTCACAGCAACCCTTACAAAAGAGATTTGGGCAGCACTGGGAGTTCAGTTAGCTCTACACACCCCATACCACCCTCAAAGTAGCGGGAAGGTAGAAAGGATGAATGGGACTCTAAAGAACAGGATGTTAAAAATGGCCCAAGAGACTAACATGAGTTGGCCAGACAGTTTGCCTATTGCCCTGTTCAGTGTCAGACACACCCCCCGGGGAAAACATGCTCTGTCCCCTTATGAAATTCTGTTTGGTTCAGCCCCCAGACTTGGCTGTTATTTCCCACAGCAGTTGCAGTTACAATCTGATGTGTTAACTAGCTATGTCACACGTTTGTCTGAAGAATTAACCAATATCCACTCTCAAGTATTTTCCTCCATTCCAGACCCAGAGACAGACTCGGGAACTCACAGTCTTCAGACAGGAGATTGGGTGCTAGTAAAGAAGTTTGTGAGAAAGCACTCCCTTGAGCCAAGATATGATGGCCCGTTCCAAGTCTTGCTGACCACAGCCACCTCAGTCAAGCTAGAAGGGAAAAGCACCTGGATCCACGCCTCCCATTGTAAGAAAGTCCCAGCCCCTGAGGACAAGACCCTGCCTACATCATGA
- the LOC120945795 gene encoding uncharacterized protein LOC120945795, with translation MYNSSEWTPKPGKLVVNPLKPSIHSLGDMIAIANPTFEETMAAETGFSDTNLWLEWMRFSANQHNRSNCYVCGSARPHLGTVPLHIPRDSEECFLSLFTNTSTNHSSCETWKKEYPIVTRTPKPGEGITIYPGNYTCYSNYQGKGRFLGNFTEGYCSTYSGASGKLTQNQIQSLGDIYWICGDQKIRSRLEGPWTGECALAKVIMPLHILTEDDAYTDPTPRHRRKRTAPSGSFDPHVYIDAIGVPRGVPDQFKARDQVNAVSCPL, from the exons ATGTATAACTCCTCCGAGTGGACACCCAAGCCCGGGAAACTAGTGGTCAACCCTCTCAAACCCTCCATCCACTCATTAGGTGACATGATAGCAATAGCAAACCCAACCTTTGAAGAGACAATGGCAGCTGAAACCGGGTTTTCTGACACTAATCTGTGGCTTGAGTGGATGAGATTCAGTGCAAACCAACATAACAGAAGCAACTGTTATGTTTGTGGTAGTGCCAGGCCACATTTAGGAACAGTCCCTCTCCATATTCCAAGAGATAGTGAGGAATGTTTCCTCAGCCTGTTTACCAATACATCCACCAATCACTCTTCATGTGAGACGTGGAAAAAGGAGTATCCTATAGTTACCAGAACCCCAAAGCCTGGAGAGGGTATCACCATATATCCTGGGAACTATACCTGCTACTCTAATTACCAGGGTAAGGGAAGGTTCCTGGGTAACTTTACTGAGGGATACTGCTCCACTTACAGTGGTGCATCAGGGAAGTTAACACAAAACCAAATTCAGTCCCTAGGTGACATATACTGGATCTGCGGGGACCAAAAAATTAGGTCCAGATTAGAGGGACCCTGGACCGGTGAATGTGCCCTTGCAAAGGTCATTATGCCCCTCCATATCCTAACAGAGGATGATGCATACACTGACCCAACACCAAGACACAGGAGGAAGCGAACAGCTCCCTCCGGAAGCTTTGACCCTCATGTGTACATAGATGccataggggtcccaaggggggtTCCTGATCAATTCAAAGCCAGGGACCAGGTAAATGCTG TATCCTGCCCTTTGTAA